atatgaAGAAGAGTGTActtgataaacaaaacaaaaaaaaaaaatggaatcagtGATGACNNNNNNNNNNNNNNNNNNNNNNNNNNNNNNNNNNNNNNNNNNNNNNNNNNNNNNNNNNNNNNNNNNNNNNNNNNNNNNNNNNNNNNNNNNNNNNNNNNNNNNNNNNNNNNNNNNNNNNNNNNNNNNNNNNNNNNNNNNNNNNNNNNNNNNNNNNNNNNNNNNNNNNNNNNNNNNNNNNNNNNNNNNNNNNNNNNNNNNNNNNNNNNNNNNNNNNNNNNNNNNNNNNNNNNNNNNNNNNNNNNNNNNNNNNNNNNNNNNNNNNNNNNNNNNNNNNNNNNNNNNNNNNNNNNNNNNNNNNNNNNNNNNNNNNNNNNNNNNNNNNNNNNNNNNNNNNNNNNNNNNNNNNNNNNNNNNNNNNNNNNNNNNNNNNNNNNNNNNNNNNNNNNNNNNNNNNNNNNNNNGCTATGTGGTCAGAAGAAAGATTTTTGACGAAAAGTGCGGGGTATCCTATGACTTAAGTTACCTAGaatacctttataaataatataaaatcacttgaaaTTGCCTTAAAAGCTTTCTAATCATTCCCACTGCAATAAAGAAATGCTGCCCATTGTGaaataaatgcacattaaaaagaaacacgCCTACAAAATTACGAATCNNNNNNNNNNNNNNNNNNNNNNNNNNNNNNNNNNNNNNNNNNNNNNNNNNNNNNNNNNNNNNNNNNNNNNNNNNNNNNNNNNNNNNNNNNNNNNNNNNNNNNNNNNNNNNNNNNNNNNNNNNNNNNNNNNNNNNNNNNNNNNNNNNNNNNNNNNNNNNNNNNNNNNNNNNNNNNNNNNNNNNNNNNNNNNNNNNNNNNNNNNNNNNNNNNNNNNNNNNNNNNNNNNNNNNNNNNNNNNNNNNNNNNNNNNNNNNNNNNNNNNNNNNNNNNNNNNNNNNNNNNNNNNNNNNNNNNNNNNNNNNNNNNNNNNNNNNNNNNNNNNNNNNNNNNNNNNNNNNNNNNNNNNNNNNNNNNNNNNNNNNNNNNNNNNNNNNNNNNNNNNNNNNNNNNNNNNNNNNNNNNNNNNNNNNNNNNNNNNNNNNNNNNNNNNNNNNNNNNNNNNNNNNNNNNNNNNNNNNNNNNNNNNNNNNNNNNNNNNNNNNNNNNNNNNNNNNNNNNNNNNNNNNNNNNNNNNNNNNNNNNNNNNNNNNNNNNNNNNNNNNNNNNNNNNNNNNNNNNNNNNNNNNNNNNNNNNNNNNNNNNNNNNNNNNNNNNNNNNNNNNNNNNNNNNNNNNNNNNNNNNNNNNNNNNNNNNNNNNNNNNNNNNNNNNNNNNNNNNNNNNNNNNNNNNNNNNNNNNNNNNNNNNNNNNNNNNNNNNNNNNNNNNNNNNNNNNNNNNNNNNNNNNNNNNNNNNNNNNNNNNNNNNNNNNNNNNNNNNNNNNNNNNNNNNNNNNNNNNNNNNNNNNNNNNNNNNNNNNNNNNNNNNNNNNNNNNNNNNNNNNNNNNNNNNNNNNNNNNNNNNNNNNNNNNNNNNNNNNNNNNNNNNNNNNNNNNNNNNNNNNNNNNNNNNNNNNNNNNNNNNNNNNNNNNNNNNNNNNNNNNNNNNNNNNNNNNNNNNNNNNNNNNNNNNNNNNNNNNNNNNNNNNNNNNNNNNNNNNNNNNNNNNNNNNNNNNNNNNNNNNNNNNNNNNNNNNNNNNNNNNNNNNNNNNNNNNNNNNNNNNNNNNNNNNNNNNNNNNNNNNNNNNNNNNNNNNNNNNNNNNNNNNNNNNNNNNNNNNNNNNNNNNNNNNNNNNNNNNNNNNNNNNNNNNNNNNNNNNNNNNNNNNNNNNNNNNNNNNNNNNNNNNNNNNNNNNNNNNNNNNNNNNNNNNNNNNNNNNNNNNNNNNNNNNNNNNNNNNNNNNNNNNNNNNNNNNNNNNNNNNATTGAGCAAGAaatgtcacagaaaaaaaaataatgaaacaattattCTCAATTACAATGTTGAGATTCCcctaataaaaagtatatttttcaaatcattaaattttaaaaaatattgtcacCTAAATATTTTTATCCAAACAGATTTCCATCCAATACTGAGAAGCGAAAGCAGTGGCTTGTTCAAATGCACCGCGAGGACTGGTCACCAACCTCACATTCAAAAATATGCTCTGATCATTTTCTAGAGGATGATATTGACAGGACAGGACAGATTGTTAGACTGAAGGCTATTGCAGTACCAAAAAGGTTCAAAAAGTTTCCAAAACATCTTCAAAAGGTATGTAGCTATTTTATCATTAGTCGTTGGAAAACAATGTTCAAATAATTTTGCTATGTTCTTAAAGGCATGGGGTTAGCTGCTCCTCCTGCTCCCATGTATCTGCACCTAATGTGGCAATGTTTtgcactatatatatttgtgaaagtagcctatataatagaatttatacAATGCAATTTAAATCAATAGCAGATTGTAAAAGATTTGCTGTTGTCTTTTCTTAATGAGATTTAAACATTGTTCCAGGTTGATGATGGAaacaattatttttggaattttttcaaaTACATATAGGAatgatacatattttcatataggaTTAGTCCCATGTTTTATATCTTACACAAAGATAACATAGGGATAGTAATATCTATCTTTTAGTACCTAAAGTGATTGACTGTTGCATTCCCAAAGGTCTTGAGGGTACTGGACACGCattgtatttacatattcaaatGCAAAATCAATTTGGNNNNNNNNNNNNNNNNNNNNNNNNNNNNNNNNNNNNGCAATTTTGTAGGgcataaagaaacgaaaaagcccaaaaaagagGCAAAGTCGTGAAGTTTCATCAAGTGAGCAACAAATTGAAGAGAAAGACCTGCAAATTATGCCAGTAAAAAATCAACCCTGTGAACATCATTACTTTGTTGCTGATTCACCAAAAAAGCTAAAACAGAAACTGAACAGGAGTAATGAAAAGATGTCAGTTACAGAAAAAGCTGAAATGTTCACAACAGGAAACACGCCGTTTAAAACTCAAAGTCGACTCTTTAAGCAATGTCATTAAGACTTTGAAAGATAGAGTAGAGTCCAGTTAAAATAATAAGCGTCCACCTATTGGGCATAAATATCAATGATACTATCCAACCATCTACGGCCTACCTGGTCGGGCCGGCCATTAGTTACGTGTTTGCCTAACAAGCTAATGATTTATCCATTTCATTGGGAATGTAACTCTCCTCTATACACGTCTGTTACCGAACAGTGTACTTCTTGCCAGTAAAGATGCAACCCGCTATAATTTATCAAGATATTGTCCAGGGGCCNNNNNNNNNNNNNNNNNNNNNNNNNNNNNNNNNNNNNNNNNNNNNNNNNNNNNNNNNNNNNNNNNNNTACGAACTCCTTACTATATTGTAAGTGAcccatactcaaaaaaaaaattacaatgtaGTAAGCACATTGTAAGGCTAATGTCAACATTGTAAGTTAATTCCCTACGCTGCCAAGAGAGGGCAGATCGGTGGCTGAATGACCAATCGGCAGTCAGCCTTGTAGACGTAACAGCCACAAGAAAGCCACAAATCTCAGCTGTTTATCGCTGGGCTACACCAAAGGTAAACAATGCCACCAAATATCCaactcaaaagaaaagaagattaaatTTCTCAGATGAAGAGATGTTGGCTCTCATAGAAGCTGTGGCAACAAAGAAGAATGTGGTTCTAGGTAAATCAGATAACAGAATAACTGCACAAGTGAAAAATAACGCCAGGGGAGTGTGGCTACGGAGGTGAATCTTGTCGCTCGCGTACAGAGGAATGTGAATGAAGTGCGTAGGAAGTTCACAAACCTAAGAGCAGCCGTGAAGGAAAAGGCAgcacaagagaaaaaatacacatggGAGGAACAGGTAAGATTTCAAAAGTAAATTTTGTTCTGGAAATTCTCTAGGTACCCTCAACATAGCTGTTGAAATTGCTCACAAGTGCTTGAAACCTTATCTTTATAATCAGAGTAAAGGAAATCTAGTACATGTCATATAAAACTTGATATTCTTGTCACAAAATAGTTGAAGTAGGAGTGAGTatcgaatttatttttttaaaagtaatgtgAGGGTAATATCAAGTGCAGAATATGATAGTACACTCACTGACACATAACACAATATGGAGACAAAACATAATgtcataaagaaaatagaatgtagAAATAGTTTAGTAATTACCTATATATCAGTTCTTATTCAAAGAATTCTAGAACTTTAGGGATTAAACAAAGGCCAACAATGTAacttaaaaaaatggtaatattaaaTGCATAACCTTATTTGTttggtattatttcatttctgAGTGTGTATTGATTTTAAGA
This window of the Penaeus monodon isolate SGIC_2016 chromosome 31, NSTDA_Pmon_1, whole genome shotgun sequence genome carries:
- the LOC119592853 gene encoding THAP domain-containing protein 6-like (The sequence of the model RefSeq protein was modified relative to this genomic sequence to represent the inferred CDS: added 176 bases not found in genome assembly); protein product: MKPSGTNANMAKRGTQCCAFGCSKRRKYGNETEIFRSDSEGSDDDESMIKRNFPRTFHGFPSNTEKRKQWLVQMHREDWSPTSHSKICSDHFLEDDIDRTGQIVRLKAIAVPKRFKKFPKHLQKGIKKRKSPKKRQSREVSSSEQQIEEKDLQIMPVKNQPCEHHYFVADSPKKLKQKLNRSNEKMSVTEKAEMFTTGNTPFKTQSRLFKQCH